A portion of the Candidatus Pristimantibacillus lignocellulolyticus genome contains these proteins:
- a CDS encoding sugar ABC transporter permease, which translates to MLARMKKTLQQNRWYPLNRATKTRRPIWRNTATLRKIEGSLFIAPWIFGFIAFVAFPLVYSLYMSFNLVKITVTGVHSSWVGIQYYREILFSDGGLLYDDLFPFLREALVIIPIILVFSLMIAILLNMKFYGRGLFRVIFFLPVIFSSGQIIDEFMEQGEGTLTIISDLKVDTFLQQYLPEMWLNPVQNVIGSFVLVLWYSGVQILIFLAGRQTISGSVYEAARIDGADPWSIFWKITLPGMAPFIFLNMIYTIVDLFTYPSNPIIGKVTTDNYGLSSALAWIYFMIVLLFIGIVLFIYSRINHKLATQR; encoded by the coding sequence ATGCTAGCAAGAATGAAGAAAACACTACAGCAGAATCGATGGTATCCATTGAATCGAGCAACGAAAACTCGTCGTCCAATCTGGCGAAATACAGCAACACTTCGAAAAATTGAAGGCTCTCTTTTTATTGCTCCATGGATTTTCGGATTTATCGCATTTGTGGCATTTCCCCTAGTGTATTCCCTTTACATGAGTTTTAATCTAGTGAAAATTACGGTTACAGGAGTTCACTCTTCATGGGTTGGCATTCAATACTATCGAGAAATTCTGTTTTCAGATGGCGGATTATTGTATGATGATTTATTTCCGTTTCTAAGAGAAGCATTAGTAATTATTCCGATTATATTAGTATTCTCGTTAATGATAGCTATACTTCTCAATATGAAATTTTATGGTAGAGGTTTATTTCGTGTCATTTTCTTCTTGCCAGTCATATTCTCTTCAGGTCAAATTATTGATGAGTTTATGGAGCAAGGCGAAGGGACATTAACGATTATTTCAGATTTGAAGGTGGATACGTTTCTTCAACAATATCTACCGGAAATGTGGCTCAATCCAGTTCAAAATGTAATTGGTTCGTTTGTATTAGTACTCTGGTATTCGGGTGTACAAATTCTTATCTTCTTAGCAGGAAGACAAACGATATCAGGTAGTGTGTACGAGGCAGCACGTATCGATGGCGCGGATCCGTGGAGCATATTCTGGAAAATCACACTGCCTGGTATGGCACCATTTATTTTCTTAAATATGATCTATACCATTGTTGATCTATTTACGTATCCATCTAATCCGATTATAGGTAAGGTGACCACAGATAACTACGGTTTATCAAGCGCATTAGCTTGGATCTACTTTATGATTGTTCTCTTATTTATTGGAATCGTACTTTTTATATATTCAAGAATTAACCATAAGTTAGCTACACAAAGATAA
- a CDS encoding DUF5696 domain-containing protein: MIQKYGTTIAGAVATLLVLGVLVWFIQSEVGSETSKLNNAIASEISTDASAQLEPRLPVETDFVLAGETDNLKLWADQSTGHFKVEQKESGYIWRSYPDPAYWDTETSTGLWHSNLLSPVIIEYIDATNSKSQAKLTNLMEEKGVIEQYEWISDGFRGVYHFVNSGFKIPFEVVLGEDYVETKVIDSGIEEGTYSLLNLKLYSQFGAQPSINEDGYIFIPDGPGALIKFDKNKNQDKSIYREMVYGSDLSFYNEATNRQAVSMPVFGIKSGEQSFLAVLTEGEQYAKIFAAPANALGQSNWATGEWQYRIKFFQSTDRDGNQGFFTYSNERFEAPSRTTRYYLLSGEQNEYADMATTYRNYLIETYDLHKQQNVSDNIPFYADLVGADLQEGLLWDDYITGTTTDEAIKIVDKLYESGIQNVIGIYNGWQRWGYSSYGELFPVDKRLGGNEGMQKFTAHTQGLGGKVFLAANYALYSSNRGNFWSLNDGLRNMAGTLLKYEANNGDEIPYVSPRYAFKEVAEDVVDYTSIGVDGVMFTGGIGNAPHTDFNTNNKASRAEVIIGQQDTLASLTSEIGESAVDEAAFYSLASVSHIHRLADDYSYDIFVDETIPFAQMALHGLVKYTSEWGNMRNEYHNEFLRSVEYGAYPAYIFSAAPSGAFKKAYSIWHYSLNEEAWIDSAAEQYKRMNEALKDVQDQFIVHHQTLSEGVKLTEYENGKRIIVNYNAESYAYHNIVVPAQDFVVVKEGN; the protein is encoded by the coding sequence ATGATTCAAAAGTATGGAACAACCATTGCAGGCGCAGTAGCCACGCTACTGGTATTAGGAGTATTAGTATGGTTTATTCAATCAGAAGTAGGGAGCGAAACATCCAAATTAAATAACGCAATAGCTAGTGAAATAAGTACAGATGCTTCAGCTCAATTAGAACCTCGTCTACCTGTAGAAACAGATTTTGTCCTTGCAGGAGAAACAGATAATTTGAAACTGTGGGCAGATCAATCGACTGGTCATTTCAAAGTAGAACAAAAAGAGTCAGGTTATATTTGGAGATCATATCCTGATCCCGCTTATTGGGATACCGAAACTTCAACAGGACTGTGGCATTCCAATTTGTTATCTCCTGTCATAATTGAATATATTGATGCTACAAACTCAAAATCTCAAGCAAAACTAACAAACTTGATGGAAGAAAAAGGTGTTATTGAACAATATGAATGGATCTCAGATGGATTTCGAGGTGTCTATCACTTTGTGAATAGTGGATTCAAAATTCCATTTGAAGTGGTGTTAGGAGAGGATTATGTAGAAACGAAAGTGATCGATAGTGGCATTGAGGAAGGGACTTATAGTCTGTTAAATCTAAAGCTATATTCTCAGTTTGGAGCACAACCTTCTATTAATGAAGATGGCTATATATTCATTCCAGATGGTCCTGGAGCACTTATAAAGTTTGATAAGAACAAGAATCAAGACAAATCTATTTATCGAGAGATGGTGTATGGTTCAGATCTATCATTCTACAATGAGGCTACGAATCGTCAAGCGGTTTCCATGCCTGTTTTCGGAATAAAGTCAGGAGAACAATCATTTTTAGCCGTTCTAACTGAAGGGGAACAATATGCTAAAATATTCGCCGCACCAGCGAATGCCCTTGGTCAATCAAATTGGGCAACTGGAGAATGGCAATATAGGATTAAGTTTTTTCAGAGTACAGATCGTGATGGCAATCAAGGATTCTTCACTTATAGCAATGAGCGATTTGAAGCACCGTCTAGAACAACTAGATATTATTTATTGTCTGGTGAGCAAAATGAGTACGCAGATATGGCCACAACATATCGCAACTATTTGATAGAAACTTATGACTTACACAAGCAGCAAAATGTAAGTGATAACATTCCTTTCTATGCTGATCTAGTAGGTGCCGATCTGCAAGAAGGTTTACTTTGGGATGATTATATTACAGGAACAACGACAGACGAAGCCATCAAAATTGTAGATAAACTTTATGAATCTGGAATACAAAATGTAATTGGGATCTATAATGGCTGGCAAAGATGGGGATATAGCTCTTATGGCGAACTTTTTCCTGTCGATAAACGATTAGGTGGCAATGAAGGCATGCAAAAATTCACTGCTCATACGCAAGGGTTAGGTGGGAAAGTATTTCTAGCAGCAAATTATGCTCTTTACAGTAGCAACCGAGGCAACTTCTGGAGTTTAAACGATGGGCTTCGTAATATGGCAGGAACGCTGTTGAAATATGAAGCGAATAATGGTGATGAAATTCCTTATGTTTCTCCACGCTATGCGTTTAAGGAAGTTGCTGAGGATGTAGTGGATTATACTTCTATTGGTGTAGATGGAGTGATGTTTACAGGAGGGATTGGCAATGCTCCGCATACCGATTTCAACACCAATAATAAAGCGAGTAGAGCAGAAGTTATCATTGGACAACAGGATACATTAGCTTCTTTAACAAGTGAAATTGGAGAGTCGGCAGTGGATGAAGCGGCTTTCTATAGTTTAGCTTCTGTGAGTCATATTCACCGACTGGCAGATGATTATTCCTATGATATTTTTGTTGATGAGACAATACCATTTGCACAAATGGCTTTACACGGACTTGTAAAGTACACATCCGAGTGGGGAAATATGCGTAATGAATATCATAATGAATTTTTACGCAGTGTGGAGTACGGGGCTTATCCTGCATACATCTTCTCAGCAGCACCATCAGGAGCTTTCAAAAAAGCATATTCCATTTGGCATTATAGCTTGAATGAAGAGGCTTGGATTGATTCAGCAGCCGAGCAATATAAACGGATGAATGAAGCATTGAAAGATGTTCAGGATCAATTTATTGTACATCATCAGACGTTATCGGAGGGCGTAAAATTAACCGAATATGAAAATGGTAAGAGAATTATCGTCAATTATAATGCCGAAAGTTATGCTTATCACAATATTGTTGTGCCTGCACAGGATTTTGTTGTAGTAAAGGAGGGGAATTAA
- a CDS encoding ABC transporter ATP-binding protein/permease has translation MDSQRILSQFFKRTWIFYMFSIMLHGIANIIHVQFPHVLGKFTDELQLGQLSWDAVYRYGWLLFLIGAGFAVLGGIGQYLVMYTGRLFEYLNRKRLYIHFLELSEKFYSNNGVGKLLSYFMNDITAVRESISMGVNQTANSSMLLISTIVMLLLSDVPFYLVVASITPLLLIPVIVVWVGPIIKKRSLKVQEALSAMTASAEEQFAGIRVTKKFAVESVMNNRFGETVDAIKENQLRLVRVSSLFQAIIPFLGSVSLIVAIVFGGYLTIEGRITLGSFVALTLYVRMLMNPLQQIGNVINTVQRARASLERLNDLLSQKPEIVESSQAIDLPSEKINIYIQDLSFSYEKDWNGEEGRRALSHISFTIPEGTTVGVIGRTGSGKTTLMKLLLRLYDPPADTILYDHHDVRQLTLESLRTSIAYVPQDGFLFSSTIRENIAFFKRDIDEEKVLWAAQEARIYDNVIELPDQFDTKLGERGVTLSGGQRQRTSLARGIIKEAPILILDDSVSAVDAVTESEILNNIKQIRQGKTTIIIANRVSALKQADDIIVLDGGEIVQQGRHEQLLEEEGLYRKLFELQEEGTRA, from the coding sequence TTGGATTCACAGCGTATACTATCGCAGTTTTTCAAGAGAACATGGATCTTCTATATGTTTTCTATTATGCTTCATGGCATTGCTAATATTATTCACGTTCAATTTCCTCATGTATTAGGAAAATTTACAGATGAACTGCAACTAGGTCAACTATCATGGGATGCTGTCTATCGATATGGTTGGTTATTATTTTTAATTGGTGCTGGGTTTGCTGTATTAGGGGGAATTGGACAATATTTGGTCATGTATACAGGTCGACTTTTTGAGTATTTAAATAGAAAACGACTGTACATTCATTTTCTTGAATTAAGTGAAAAGTTTTATTCTAACAATGGAGTCGGCAAACTATTAAGTTATTTTATGAACGATATTACAGCTGTTCGCGAATCAATCTCGATGGGCGTCAATCAAACAGCCAACTCATCGATGTTACTAATCTCGACGATTGTTATGTTGTTACTCTCAGATGTTCCTTTCTATTTGGTAGTGGCAAGTATCACCCCACTTTTGTTAATCCCAGTCATTGTCGTTTGGGTGGGACCTATTATTAAGAAACGTTCGTTAAAGGTGCAAGAAGCACTTAGCGCAATGACTGCCTCTGCAGAAGAACAATTTGCTGGTATTCGAGTAACTAAGAAATTTGCAGTCGAATCTGTTATGAATAACCGTTTCGGTGAAACAGTAGATGCTATTAAGGAAAATCAACTTCGCTTAGTGCGAGTTTCTTCACTTTTTCAAGCAATCATCCCTTTTCTAGGTTCAGTATCTCTTATCGTGGCTATTGTATTCGGTGGCTATTTAACGATTGAAGGAAGAATTACATTAGGTAGTTTCGTAGCTTTAACTTTGTATGTTCGCATGCTAATGAATCCTCTTCAGCAAATTGGAAATGTCATTAATACTGTTCAGAGAGCAAGAGCGTCTCTAGAGAGATTAAATGATTTATTAAGTCAAAAACCAGAAATTGTTGAATCTAGCCAAGCTATTGATCTTCCTTCTGAGAAAATCAATATTTACATTCAGGATCTATCATTTAGCTATGAAAAAGATTGGAATGGCGAAGAGGGACGAAGAGCGCTCAGTCATATTTCATTCACAATACCAGAAGGTACAACAGTTGGCGTTATTGGGCGTACAGGAAGCGGAAAAACTACGCTAATGAAGTTATTATTGCGATTATATGATCCACCGGCGGACACCATTTTATATGATCATCATGATGTTAGACAGTTAACGCTTGAAAGCTTACGAACCTCCATCGCATATGTACCACAAGATGGTTTCTTATTTAGTTCTACGATACGTGAGAATATCGCCTTTTTTAAGCGAGATATAGACGAGGAGAAAGTGTTATGGGCAGCGCAAGAGGCGCGAATTTATGACAATGTTATTGAGTTACCCGATCAATTTGACACTAAGCTAGGAGAGCGGGGAGTAACGTTATCTGGTGGGCAACGACAAAGAACAAGTTTGGCAAGAGGTATTATCAAAGAAGCACCTATCCTAATACTTGATGATAGTGTGAGCGCTGTAGATGCAGTAACAGAAAGTGAAATTTTGAACAATATTAAGCAAATACGGCAAGGGAAAACTACGATTATTATAGCCAATAGAGTGAGCGCATTAAAACAAGCAGATGATATTATCGTGCTGGATGGAGGGGAAATTGTTCAGCAGGGTAGACATGAACAACTATTAGAAGAAGAAGGACTCTATCGTAAGTTGTTTGAACTACAGGAGGAGGGAACAAGAGCCTAA
- a CDS encoding D-alanine--D-alanine ligase — translation MNRLKVVVLFGGMSTEYQVSLQSAAAVIDNIAYDKYEVMCIGITEEGKWLHYVGDIQRIRDDSWHQVESCRAAIFNVDRSQPGIMLLGEDGRYQHIHVDCVFPVLHGKNGEDGTVQGLLQLSGIPYVGCDTKSSAVSMDKVFAQDLVKSAGIATTDYFYVTKYTYDDKRIDSLIKKSFGYPIFVKPSSSGSSVGITKVYDATSLDQAVQHAFKFDGKVICEKEVRGIEVGCAVYGNVELATGVIGEIEPSRDFLDYDDKYLLGEIKQHVPARISLALLEEVRQRGMEVYRILGCMGMSRVDFFITPEGEILFNEINTMPGFTASSRYPAMIAAAGISYSDLIDRLIELARE, via the coding sequence ATGAATAGATTAAAGGTTGTTGTCCTTTTTGGCGGTATGTCCACGGAGTATCAGGTGTCGTTACAGTCTGCGGCAGCTGTCATCGACAATATAGCTTACGACAAGTATGAAGTAATGTGCATCGGTATTACAGAGGAAGGGAAGTGGCTCCACTATGTAGGTGACATCCAGCGTATCCGAGATGATAGCTGGCATCAGGTAGAGTCATGCCGTGCGGCAATTTTTAATGTTGATCGAAGTCAACCAGGGATTATGTTGTTGGGAGAAGATGGGCGATATCAGCATATTCATGTGGATTGCGTGTTCCCGGTTTTACATGGCAAGAACGGAGAAGATGGTACCGTACAGGGGTTGTTGCAGTTATCAGGAATTCCATATGTAGGTTGTGATACAAAATCATCCGCCGTGTCGATGGACAAAGTATTCGCTCAGGATCTTGTGAAGAGTGCGGGAATCGCGACGACGGATTATTTCTATGTGACGAAATACACTTATGACGATAAGAGAATAGATTCGTTAATTAAGAAGAGCTTTGGTTATCCGATATTCGTAAAGCCATCCAGCTCAGGTTCATCGGTAGGTATTACGAAGGTTTATGATGCGACATCGTTGGATCAGGCAGTTCAGCATGCCTTTAAATTTGATGGGAAAGTAATATGTGAAAAAGAAGTAAGAGGGATTGAAGTAGGCTGTGCAGTCTATGGGAATGTAGAACTTGCGACCGGTGTAATTGGAGAAATCGAACCTAGCCGGGATTTCCTGGATTATGATGATAAGTATTTATTAGGAGAGATTAAGCAGCATGTACCTGCTAGAATAAGTCTGGCGTTATTGGAAGAGGTAAGACAGCGTGGTATGGAGGTATATCGGATACTAGGGTGTATGGGAATGTCTCGTGTCGATTTCTTTATCACGCCAGAGGGCGAGATACTATTTAATGAGATTAATACGATGCCAGGGTTTACGGCATCCAGCCGTTACCCTGCGATGATCGCGGCCGCGGGCATCTCATATAGCGATCTAATTGATCGACTAATCGAGTTAGCAAGGGAGTAG
- a CDS encoding ABC transporter ATP-binding protein/permease, which translates to MAQAINNWQMDQKADLNAPKEKPKYISTFRALSGYMLEHKYTFLAFIICTLIAIGGELLQPYLLKLVIDDNLMLGKNDYSGLLTIGGIYLALSVISLVFTYLQNNLLQKAGQSIVASIRKRLFDHISKQSMSYFDRVPSGSLITHVSSDTEAVNQFFQQVVLSIFRDGFTLIFILVLMFQLDVSLTLYCLILLPVIACIAIAFRSYMRTTYQLARTRLSRLVSFAAENLAGMPLIQVFHQQKEQSNQFHEKNDSYFRANLREIRTNVLFNRSFEILNNIAIACIVWFGGRAVLGQTLEFGVLYAFITYIRLFFQPINTITQQWNTLQAATVAIQRIWTLLAIEPDVKDNVDAKELSLSKVKGAINFNCVKFAYGEGEPVIKSLNLNIKPGEMIGIVGTTGAGKSSLISLLCRFYDVNEGDITIDGHSIKQLQQLQLHRMIGLVQQEPYLFTGSVLDNVRLFDPSITREQVIEACRFIGADTIIDRMKEGYDTGLSERGSGLSAGERQLISFARIIVFQPRILILDEATANLDSQTEQLISKALDIVSKGRTTIIIAHRLSTVMGADRIIVMRQGAIVEEGTHLELMQLEGYYQEMYLYTQGMTNEMITI; encoded by the coding sequence ATGGCACAAGCGATAAACAATTGGCAAATGGATCAAAAGGCAGATTTAAATGCGCCAAAAGAAAAGCCAAAATACATCTCAACCTTTCGAGCTTTATCTGGATATATGTTAGAGCATAAATACACATTTTTAGCTTTTATCATCTGTACATTGATTGCTATTGGCGGCGAGTTACTACAACCTTATTTGCTCAAACTTGTTATCGATGATAATTTGATGTTAGGTAAAAACGATTATAGCGGTTTACTTACTATTGGTGGAATATATTTAGCATTATCAGTCATTAGCTTGGTGTTCACCTATTTACAAAATAATTTATTGCAAAAAGCAGGTCAAAGTATTGTCGCAAGTATTCGCAAACGGTTGTTTGACCATATATCTAAGCAATCCATGTCTTATTTTGACCGTGTACCAAGCGGTAGTTTAATTACACATGTATCGAGCGATACGGAGGCTGTTAATCAATTTTTCCAGCAGGTTGTTCTCAGTATATTTAGAGATGGATTTACGCTAATCTTCATTTTAGTTCTTATGTTTCAATTAGACGTTAGTTTGACGTTGTACTGCTTAATATTATTACCAGTGATTGCATGTATAGCGATAGCATTCCGATCCTATATGCGAACGACGTATCAATTAGCTAGAACGAGATTATCTCGTTTAGTTTCTTTTGCTGCAGAGAACTTGGCAGGTATGCCATTAATTCAAGTATTTCATCAACAAAAAGAGCAAAGTAATCAATTTCACGAAAAAAATGATTCCTATTTTCGTGCTAATCTTAGAGAAATTCGGACGAATGTACTGTTTAATCGTTCGTTTGAAATACTTAATAATATTGCTATTGCTTGTATTGTATGGTTTGGTGGTCGAGCTGTATTAGGGCAAACATTAGAATTCGGTGTGTTATATGCGTTTATTACATATATCCGCTTATTTTTCCAACCAATTAATACAATTACACAACAATGGAATACACTGCAAGCTGCTACTGTCGCCATTCAACGGATTTGGACATTGTTAGCGATTGAACCTGATGTGAAGGATAACGTAGATGCGAAAGAACTTTCTTTATCTAAAGTAAAAGGAGCAATTAACTTTAATTGTGTTAAGTTCGCTTATGGAGAAGGTGAACCCGTTATAAAAAGTTTAAACCTTAACATTAAACCTGGTGAGATGATTGGTATTGTTGGAACGACTGGAGCGGGAAAAAGTTCACTTATTAGTCTATTATGCCGATTTTATGATGTGAATGAAGGTGATATTACGATTGATGGTCATTCCATCAAACAATTACAGCAGTTACAATTACATCGCATGATCGGCCTAGTACAGCAGGAACCATATCTCTTTACAGGAAGCGTATTGGATAACGTCCGGTTATTTGATCCATCCATTACACGAGAACAAGTTATAGAAGCATGCCGTTTTATCGGGGCTGATACGATTATCGATCGCATGAAGGAAGGTTATGATACGGGGCTTTCTGAAAGGGGAAGTGGATTGTCCGCAGGTGAACGACAATTAATATCATTTGCACGTATTATTGTGTTCCAACCTCGTATTCTCATTTTGGATGAAGCGACTGCAAATTTAGATTCACAAACAGAACAACTAATTAGTAAAGCACTTGATATCGTATCTAAGGGACGTACGACGATTATTATAGCTCATCGCTTATCTACTGTAATGGGGGCTGATCGAATCATCGTTATGAGACAAGGGGCGATTGTAGAAGAAGGAACACACTTGGAATTAATGCAACTCGAAGGTTATTACCAAGAAATGTATTTGTATACTCAAGGAATGACTAACGAGATGATCACTATTTAA
- a CDS encoding carbohydrate ABC transporter permease, translated as MNKVKQLLLGKEVDKGLLFRILMYLLLIDVAFIYLKPIIYMITTMIKSKQDLLDPAVIWVPMKLYAGHLIDALGMLDYWKGFTISVTVASLSALFQIISCAVAGYAFARLEFPFKKFWFAALLFTFIMPPQVTILPSILMFKEFGWINTYWPLIIPTLFGHGLKGALFVLIFRQFFSTLPKEMEEAARMDGAGALRIFFKVMLPISRSAIIVVFLFSFVWTWNDSYFPSMYMFGASDVPLSTSLSKLNAKLAMEAQEGGLRAFLEPIKMAASFFIILPLLVLYAFTQRWFVEGIERTGLVE; from the coding sequence ATGAACAAAGTGAAACAACTATTACTAGGTAAAGAAGTAGATAAAGGATTATTGTTTCGAATTTTAATGTATCTATTGCTTATCGATGTAGCATTTATTTACTTGAAACCGATAATTTATATGATAACAACAATGATCAAAAGCAAGCAGGATTTACTTGATCCAGCAGTAATATGGGTTCCGATGAAGTTATATGCTGGTCATCTTATTGATGCACTCGGAATGCTTGATTACTGGAAGGGATTCACGATAAGTGTTACCGTTGCTAGTTTAAGTGCATTGTTTCAAATTATATCTTGTGCAGTTGCTGGTTATGCCTTTGCGAGACTAGAGTTTCCGTTCAAAAAGTTCTGGTTTGCTGCATTATTATTTACGTTTATCATGCCGCCACAAGTAACGATTCTCCCTTCTATATTAATGTTCAAAGAATTTGGCTGGATTAATACGTATTGGCCACTAATTATTCCTACTTTGTTCGGACATGGTTTGAAAGGAGCATTATTCGTACTCATATTCAGACAGTTCTTCTCAACATTACCGAAAGAAATGGAAGAGGCTGCTCGTATGGATGGAGCAGGTGCCCTGCGAATATTTTTCAAGGTAATGTTACCAATCTCTAGATCAGCAATTATTGTAGTATTTTTATTTTCTTTTGTATGGACATGGAATGATTCCTATTTCCCATCTATGTATATGTTCGGTGCATCCGATGTTCCTTTATCTACAAGTCTATCTAAGTTAAATGCAAAATTAGCGATGGAGGCACAAGAAGGTGGTTTGCGAGCTTTTTTAGAACCTATTAAAATGGCTGCATCATTCTTTATTATATTGCCTTTATTAGTGCTGTACGCTTTTACTCAACGGTGGTTTGTGGAAGGGATTGAACGTACAGGGCTTGTGGAATAG
- a CDS encoding nuclease PIN has product MHKQLRRYLILPLLLLIILVNAILQPQIALADVPYKTYYKDNYGQHYQIQAAYTPTAMIGSQLFIEVNGEEQYSPFVQPQDLFIDQDDQMYIADTNNNRIVHLNELGELVRILEFPDNPLNHPQGVFITDKGDIYIADTGNQRILKLNNEGTIVAEFSKPESPLIPDNFKYDPIKLVVDKRGFLYIATLGGYQGLLQLDPDGNFQGFFGANKTSFSVVDSIKRLLYSREMYEREISKLPGSITSVALDSNGFVYTVTKEVKRGQVKKLNIAGLDQLAGKSEYSNSDDASTFGEKIRSSGYGRGVTSQLNDLTVDKDGNITVIDSKLNVVSQYDSNGNLLFFWGGASQDTTRKLGNIKLPSAVANDSKNNLYILDSENNVIQKFSLSEFGEYVHSANSLTQDGRYVDSEPLWEEVNQLNAYYAPAVLGLAKAAYKKGEYEQAEQLFTSIGVAQGYSDSFWQNRLLWFQNQFGLFMNLIIVAVASLTLFRYIARKRQWKLQFQLADRSVLLQQLKHIFYIVRQPIDGFHAIRYEQKGSILSGTIVLVLAISSYAIMSSQIHFLFNPSVIVRAEVFTPIVQFVVIWLGYVISNYLISSLNQGEGRLRDVYIASSYAMFPFIMVGLPLTLISRTMTLNEEAIFMFLQYFLYGWVILLVFWKVQGIHNFSVGETIKTLILTIITMAILAILIFLIFSLSNELIHFVYSIYQEVAIR; this is encoded by the coding sequence ATGCATAAGCAACTGCGGCGGTACCTAATACTGCCACTGTTACTATTGATAATATTAGTGAACGCAATTCTGCAGCCTCAGATTGCTTTGGCGGATGTACCTTATAAAACGTATTATAAGGACAATTATGGTCAACATTATCAAATTCAAGCAGCGTATACACCAACAGCAATGATCGGTTCACAATTATTTATTGAAGTAAATGGAGAAGAGCAATACTCACCATTTGTCCAACCGCAGGATTTATTTATTGACCAAGACGATCAAATGTACATTGCGGATACAAACAATAATCGAATTGTTCATTTGAATGAACTCGGAGAATTAGTTCGAATTCTTGAATTTCCAGATAATCCACTAAATCATCCTCAAGGTGTATTTATAACAGATAAAGGTGACATCTATATTGCCGATACTGGTAATCAGCGAATATTGAAGTTGAACAATGAAGGAACAATAGTTGCGGAATTCAGTAAGCCAGAGAGTCCACTTATTCCAGACAATTTCAAATATGATCCTATTAAACTTGTTGTTGATAAAAGAGGATTTCTTTATATTGCTACATTGGGTGGTTATCAGGGGCTGTTACAGCTAGATCCTGACGGTAATTTTCAAGGTTTTTTTGGTGCAAATAAAACGAGCTTTTCTGTAGTGGATAGCATTAAAAGATTACTTTACAGTCGTGAAATGTATGAGCGCGAGATTAGCAAATTGCCTGGCTCCATTACTAGTGTTGCTTTAGATTCCAATGGATTTGTCTATACGGTAACCAAAGAGGTTAAGCGTGGGCAAGTTAAAAAGTTGAATATAGCTGGACTAGATCAATTAGCAGGAAAAAGCGAGTATTCTAATTCGGATGATGCTAGTACATTTGGTGAAAAAATTCGCTCTAGCGGATATGGTAGAGGCGTAACATCACAACTCAATGATTTAACAGTTGATAAAGATGGAAATATTACGGTGATTGATTCTAAATTAAATGTTGTTAGTCAATATGATAGTAATGGTAATCTACTGTTTTTCTGGGGCGGTGCTAGTCAGGACACGACAAGAAAACTAGGAAATATTAAATTACCTTCTGCTGTCGCTAACGATTCCAAAAATAACTTATACATTTTAGATAGTGAAAATAATGTCATTCAAAAGTTCTCATTATCCGAATTCGGAGAGTATGTTCACAGCGCCAACTCACTAACACAAGATGGGCGATATGTGGACAGTGAACCGTTATGGGAAGAGGTCAATCAACTTAATGCATACTATGCGCCTGCCGTACTCGGGTTAGCTAAAGCTGCTTATAAAAAAGGAGAATATGAGCAAGCAGAACAATTATTCACTTCCATTGGAGTAGCTCAAGGATATTCTGATTCATTCTGGCAAAACCGCTTGTTGTGGTTTCAAAATCAATTCGGATTATTTATGAATTTAATTATAGTAGCTGTTGCTTCATTAACGCTGTTTCGATATATTGCCCGAAAAAGACAATGGAAGCTTCAATTCCAACTAGCAGATCGATCAGTATTGCTACAGCAGCTCAAGCATATTTTCTATATTGTTCGTCAACCGATTGATGGATTTCATGCCATTCGTTATGAACAAAAAGGCAGTATATTAAGTGGAACGATTGTACTAGTTCTAGCCATAAGTTCATATGCAATTATGTCATCGCAAATTCATTTTTTATTTAATCCTTCGGTAATCGTAAGAGCAGAAGTATTTACACCGATTGTACAATTTGTAGTCATTTGGCTCGGATATGTGATCTCCAATTATTTAATAAGTTCATTGAATCAAGGAGAAGGAAGATTACGTGATGTTTATATTGCAAGTTCATATGCCATGTTCCCGTTTATTATGGTTGGCTTACCGCTTACGTTAATATCTAGAACGATGACGTTGAATGAAGAAGCAATATTTATGTTTTTACAGTATTTCCTCTATGGATGGGTTATTTTACTTGTTTTTTGGAAAGTGCAAGGTATTCACAATTTTAGTGTCGGTGAAACGATTAAAACATTAATTTTAACGATAATAACGATGGCAATATTAGCAATATTAATTTTCCTTATTTTTAGTTTATCAAACGAACTCATTCATTTTGTGTATTCAATCTATCAGGAGGTGGCTATTCGATGA